A single window of Methylobacterium nodulans ORS 2060 DNA harbors:
- a CDS encoding adenylate/guanylate cyclase domain-containing protein, with the protein MPAARAAGHAPSGSTVRLWRGSVAQRLRLVSGLILFAFAATHFLNHALGLFGIEAMLAFERWRATVTRSVPGTALLAGALLVHAGLALRKLAARRSLRLPAWEAAQIVLGLAIPFLLVPHILGTRVANLLYGLNTSYPTVIAHLWPDAIPRQTLLLTLVWAHGCLGLHHWLRLSPGYRRAAPWLGVAALILPLAAMLGIAMQGELMERDLAAAARFDAADLAQRWPQYRPPEALTGLGTPIIAGFYAASGLALALGLVRMTAAWRARRIAVTYLDGPSVRAADGMTLLEVSRAHRIPHVAVCGGRGRCSTCRVLVTRGTHNLSPPSAQETATLTAIGAPPGVRLACQARPRGEVTLMRILRPGTRDRTGDRLGDPDLAGVEREVAILFVDVRGFTPLAERKFAFDVVYILNRFFEAAGEPVVKHGGWIGGYAGDGLLALFTHPDGIDAACRAAFAAAADIDRAVQALNRQIAAELPAPLRIAMGLHAGPLVLGRLGYGESRPMSAIGPAVNIASRLETHAKAHEVQLAASAAAARRAGIPLDGLRVETVAIRGSEQALEVVSVERAGDLAGRLPAA; encoded by the coding sequence ATGCCTGCCGCGCGCGCCGCCGGCCACGCGCCGTCCGGATCGACCGTCCGGCTGTGGCGCGGCTCCGTGGCGCAGCGTCTGCGCCTCGTCTCGGGGCTGATCCTGTTCGCTTTCGCGGCGACGCATTTCCTCAACCATGCGCTCGGACTCTTCGGCATCGAGGCCATGCTGGCCTTCGAGCGCTGGCGCGCCACGGTCACTCGCTCCGTCCCCGGCACGGCGCTGCTCGCGGGCGCGCTCCTCGTGCATGCCGGGCTGGCGCTGAGAAAGCTCGCGGCGCGGCGCAGCCTGCGCCTGCCCGCCTGGGAGGCGGCTCAGATCGTCCTCGGTCTCGCGATCCCGTTCCTGCTGGTGCCGCACATCCTCGGCACCCGGGTGGCGAACCTGCTCTACGGCCTCAACACCTCCTACCCGACGGTGATCGCCCATCTCTGGCCGGACGCCATCCCGCGCCAGACCCTCCTGCTCACTCTGGTCTGGGCCCATGGCTGCCTCGGGCTGCACCATTGGCTGCGGCTCTCGCCGGGCTACCGGCGCGCCGCCCCCTGGCTCGGCGTCGCGGCGCTGATCCTGCCGCTCGCGGCCATGCTCGGCATCGCCATGCAGGGCGAGCTGATGGAGCGCGACCTCGCGGCCGCGGCGCGGTTCGACGCGGCGGATCTCGCGCAGCGCTGGCCGCAGTACCGCCCGCCCGAAGCGCTGACGGGCCTCGGGACGCCGATCATCGCTGGCTTCTACGCCGCTTCCGGTCTGGCCCTGGCGCTCGGACTCGTCCGGATGACGGCGGCCTGGCGGGCCCGGCGCATCGCCGTCACCTATCTGGACGGGCCCTCCGTGCGGGCTGCCGACGGGATGACACTCCTTGAGGTGAGCCGCGCCCACCGCATCCCGCATGTGGCGGTCTGCGGCGGGCGGGGACGCTGCTCCACCTGCCGCGTGCTGGTCACCCGGGGCACCCACAACCTCTCGCCGCCCAGCGCCCAGGAGACCGCGACGCTGACCGCGATCGGGGCGCCGCCCGGCGTGCGGCTCGCCTGCCAGGCGCGGCCGCGCGGCGAGGTCACCCTGATGCGGATCCTGCGTCCTGGCACCCGCGACCGTACCGGCGACCGCCTCGGCGATCCGGATCTCGCGGGGGTCGAGCGCGAGGTCGCGATCCTGTTCGTGGATGTGCGCGGCTTCACCCCGCTCGCCGAGCGCAAATTCGCCTTCGACGTCGTCTACATCCTCAACCGGTTCTTCGAGGCAGCCGGGGAGCCGGTCGTTAAGCATGGCGGCTGGATCGGCGGCTATGCGGGCGATGGTCTGCTTGCCCTGTTCACCCATCCGGACGGGATCGACGCCGCCTGCCGGGCGGCCTTTGCGGCAGCCGCCGACATCGATCGGGCCGTGCAGGCGCTCAACCGGCAGATCGCCGCCGAACTACCGGCGCCGCTGCGCATCGCCATGGGCCTACATGCCGGCCCCCTGGTCCTTGGGCGCCTCGGCTACGGCGAGAGCCGTCCGATGTCGGCGATCGGCCCGGCGGTGAACATCGCGAGCCGTCTCGAAACGCATGCCAAGGCCCACGAGGTGCAGCTGGCCGCCTCGGCCGCCGCCGCCCGCCGGGCCGGGATCCCCCTCGATGGCCTGCGCGTCGAGACCGTGGCGATCCGCGGCAGCGAGCAGGCCCTGGAGGTGGTCTCGGTCGAGCGGGCCGGCGACCTCGCCGGGCGCCTGCCGGCCGCCTGA
- a CDS encoding transglycosylase SLT domain-containing protein: protein MGVFPEPAPCADDACRLVPETGTDEGEAAVRWLIPQSAQGRKSRKARVVRTLTGRVLTALGIGLALAGALPQDALAPAAAAHDRADLQVPRRSALPPMGTTEWRGLVPVQEKPSTAELIQLDLDRLASEAGEDQTVVFDTLRVPRALVDTILRAAKETEVDPVYLMALADKESSFRPNAQAATSSAEGLFQFLTGTWLELVRSFGARHGLTEEAGLIQRHRGGLTVPDAAARRRILALRRDPYVASLMAGEMMKRDRARIEQRLGRDLKQTECYVAHLLGVASASRFMQLTQEKPDQPAQTAFRAAARANRSLFFERQGKKTRSLTVAEVYERLDLMIDRRLDRFQSAAALADRIDTRRPGDAIPAEATLVP, encoded by the coding sequence ATGGGGGTTTTCCCGGAGCCGGCGCCCTGCGCCGACGACGCGTGCCGACTCGTGCCCGAGACTGGGACGGACGAGGGCGAGGCCGCCGTGCGGTGGCTGATCCCGCAGAGCGCGCAGGGACGGAAATCGCGCAAGGCCAGGGTGGTTCGCACGCTGACGGGCCGGGTGCTGACGGCACTCGGCATCGGGCTCGCGCTCGCGGGCGCTTTGCCGCAGGACGCGCTGGCGCCGGCCGCCGCGGCCCATGACCGGGCCGATCTGCAGGTGCCCCGGCGCTCCGCGCTGCCGCCCATGGGGACGACCGAGTGGCGCGGCCTCGTGCCGGTTCAGGAGAAGCCCAGCACGGCGGAGCTGATCCAGCTCGATCTCGACCGCCTCGCCAGCGAGGCGGGCGAAGACCAGACCGTTGTCTTCGACACCCTGCGGGTGCCCCGCGCTCTCGTCGACACGATCCTGCGCGCCGCCAAGGAGACCGAGGTGGATCCGGTCTACCTGATGGCCCTTGCCGACAAGGAATCGAGCTTCCGGCCGAATGCGCAGGCCGCGACCTCGTCGGCGGAGGGGCTGTTCCAGTTCCTCACCGGCACGTGGCTCGAGCTGGTCCGCAGCTTCGGCGCCCGGCATGGGTTGACCGAGGAGGCGGGCCTGATCCAGCGCCACCGCGGAGGCCTGACCGTGCCGGATGCGGCGGCGCGCCGGAGAATCCTGGCGCTGCGCCGCGACCCCTATGTGGCGAGCCTGATGGCGGGCGAGATGATGAAGCGCGACCGGGCGCGGATCGAGCAGCGCCTGGGCCGCGACCTGAAGCAGACCGAATGCTACGTCGCCCATCTCCTCGGGGTGGCGAGCGCCAGCCGCTTCATGCAGCTCACCCAGGAAAAGCCGGACCAGCCGGCCCAGACCGCGTTCCGGGCCGCCGCGCGGGCAAACCGAAGCCTTTTTTTTGAACGCCAGGGCAAGAAGACACGCAGCCTCACGGTGGCCGAAGTCTACGAGAGACTCGACCTCATGATCGACCGGCGCCTCGACCGCTTCCAATCGGCCGCGGCTCTGGCGGATCGCATCGACACCCGTCGTCCGGGCGATGCGATTCCCGCGGAAGCAACGCTGGTTCCGTGA
- a CDS encoding class I SAM-dependent methyltransferase, whose protein sequence is MIPFGLVSPQSGEALHHDTPHSLREGRLGPRWPVIDGIPYLRVGRDDLVREALGHLDKGAPGHALEQLLADQDDGWTGPRPDPAQLRELVRDLKYVSLREAVARLAWGEVGDYFVHRWTDPTFLAGLALLEAHWNAPLCVFELACGIGHYLRELQGRGVRTSGADVVFAKLWVARHWVVGQRAQLLCFDAGSPHWPIEGTPVDLVLCNDAFSLLKDKSCILDCLRRTAGEEGWLALSHIHNSARAGFSAGHAVSAAEIEELFPDGLVYDDAELTHALVEARAPAPAEPSALGAVEAFSVVCGPGMRPAPRALVDGLTLPPDGTQLRLNPLYRPMPEGDYAIAWPSERYAAEYGPFATYPMRSPGPETIVAGPDTAERARRREFASLPERW, encoded by the coding sequence GTGATTCCCTTCGGACTTGTCTCGCCGCAGAGCGGCGAAGCGCTGCACCACGACACGCCCCATTCCCTGCGCGAGGGCCGGCTCGGGCCACGCTGGCCCGTCATCGATGGCATTCCCTATCTGCGCGTCGGCCGGGACGACCTCGTCCGCGAGGCGCTCGGCCATCTCGACAAGGGGGCCCCCGGCCACGCCCTCGAACAGCTGCTCGCCGACCAGGACGACGGCTGGACCGGGCCGCGGCCCGATCCGGCACAGCTGCGCGAACTCGTGCGCGACCTCAAATACGTGTCCCTGCGCGAGGCGGTGGCGCGGCTCGCCTGGGGCGAGGTCGGCGACTATTTCGTGCATCGCTGGACGGACCCGACCTTCCTCGCCGGCCTCGCCCTCCTCGAAGCGCATTGGAACGCGCCGCTCTGCGTCTTCGAGCTCGCCTGCGGCATCGGGCATTATCTGCGCGAGCTGCAGGGCCGGGGCGTGCGCACCTCCGGGGCGGACGTGGTCTTCGCCAAGCTCTGGGTCGCCCGGCACTGGGTGGTGGGCCAGCGCGCGCAGCTCCTCTGCTTCGATGCCGGCTCGCCCCACTGGCCGATCGAGGGCACCCCCGTCGACCTCGTGCTCTGCAACGACGCCTTCTCCCTTCTGAAGGACAAGAGCTGCATCCTCGACTGCCTGCGCAGGACGGCCGGCGAGGAGGGCTGGCTCGCGCTCAGCCACATCCACAACAGCGCCCGGGCCGGGTTCTCGGCAGGCCACGCCGTCTCGGCGGCCGAGATCGAGGAGCTGTTTCCGGATGGGCTCGTCTACGACGACGCCGAGCTCACGCACGCCCTCGTCGAGGCCCGCGCCCCGGCGCCCGCGGAGCCCTCGGCGCTCGGCGCGGTCGAGGCCTTCTCGGTCGTGTGCGGCCCCGGCATGCGCCCGGCTCCGCGCGCGCTCGTCGACGGGCTGACCCTGCCGCCGGACGGCACGCAGCTTCGGCTCAACCCCCTCTACCGGCCGATGCCGGAGGGCGACTACGCCATCGCGTGGCCCTCCGAGCGCTACGCGGCGGAATACGGCCCGTTCGCGACCTACCCGATGCGCTCGCCCGGCCCCGAGACGATCGTGGCCGGCCCGGACACCGCCGAGCGAGCGCGGCGGCGCGAATTCGCGTCCCTGCCGGAGCGCTGGTGA
- a CDS encoding LysR family transcriptional regulator: MRNLSLKQLQAVAAIARLGTMTRAAQELNVTPAALTARIKALEDEAGLLLFDRTSAGLKPTDAGREMLWAIDSINTVLETCAERLKALRGGSGGRVAVGVVSTAKYFAPQIISGFVHQHPSIEIDLVVGNRGATLESIRDYKVDLAVMGRPPRDFPISAESFGPHPLVVIAAPGHRFAGRVGITRAELAEEPFLVREYGSGTRTVFEEFMTGVMIKRARFGIDSGSNETIKQTVMAGLGIALISGHTVAAEVASRRLIILDVEGLPIRREWFVVRRADKVLSPAARSLWDYIVTEGASWLPTLPLRPPGAPAGATAAA, translated from the coding sequence ATGCGTAACCTCTCCCTCAAGCAGCTTCAGGCCGTTGCGGCGATCGCCCGGCTCGGGACGATGACCCGCGCCGCACAGGAGCTGAACGTCACCCCGGCGGCTCTCACCGCCCGCATCAAGGCCCTGGAGGACGAGGCGGGCCTGCTGCTGTTCGACCGCACCAGCGCGGGTCTGAAGCCCACGGACGCCGGGCGCGAGATGCTGTGGGCGATCGACAGCATCAACACGGTGCTGGAGACCTGCGCGGAACGCCTGAAGGCCCTGCGCGGCGGCAGCGGCGGCCGGGTCGCGGTCGGCGTCGTCTCGACCGCCAAGTACTTTGCGCCGCAGATCATCAGCGGCTTCGTGCACCAGCACCCGTCCATCGAGATCGACCTCGTGGTCGGCAACCGGGGGGCGACGCTCGAATCGATCCGGGACTACAAGGTCGACCTTGCCGTCATGGGACGGCCGCCGCGGGACTTTCCGATCTCGGCGGAGTCGTTCGGGCCGCACCCGCTGGTGGTGATCGCCGCGCCCGGGCACCGCTTCGCCGGCCGTGTCGGCATCACCAGGGCGGAACTCGCCGAGGAGCCGTTCCTGGTGCGCGAGTACGGCTCGGGCACCCGGACGGTGTTCGAGGAGTTCATGACGGGCGTGATGATCAAGCGCGCCCGGTTCGGCATCGACAGCGGCTCGAACGAGACCATCAAGCAGACCGTGATGGCGGGTCTCGGGATCGCGCTGATCTCGGGCCACACGGTCGCCGCCGAGGTGGCGAGCCGCCGCTTGATCATCCTCGACGTCGAGGGCCTGCCGATCCGCCGCGAGTGGTTCGTGGTGCGGCGCGCCGACAAGGTGCTGAGCCCGGCTGCGCGCTCCCTGTGGGACTACATCGTCACGGAGGGGGCGTCCTGGCTGCCCACGCTGCCGCTGCGGCCTCCGGGCGCGCCGGCCGGAGCGACCGCGGCCGCATAG
- a CDS encoding fructose 1,6-bisphosphatase, translating into MVVGTRLEACLASEGAGGDRAVASVLTALALAAAETSTLLRNGGHDSGPGPNGLEGAVRSRFTAALRDAPTALLALREAEHDEVLDPAASLAVALSPLDGADNLAGNLPAGTIFSLRPAGDGAPFRQPGRSQVAAGFVTYGPRTDLALTWGRGVRIFTLDPASGAFHLTRDAVTIPPTSPLYAVDAANARFWEAPVRAFVDDCLRGSEGPRGQDFAMGWSTSLAAGAHHILARGGVQLMPGETRRGCANGQTRLVHEAAAIALVMEAAGGAATDGRDGPILDLKALDLHQRTPFVFGSAEEVACVGKYHDGRRHTGARSPLFGQRGLLRA; encoded by the coding sequence ATGGTGGTCGGGACTCGCCTCGAGGCCTGCCTCGCCAGCGAGGGGGCTGGCGGCGATCGTGCGGTGGCGTCCGTGCTGACGGCTCTGGCCCTCGCGGCCGCCGAGACGAGCACCCTCCTCCGGAATGGCGGCCACGATTCCGGCCCCGGCCCGAACGGCCTCGAAGGCGCGGTGCGGTCGCGGTTCACGGCCGCCCTGCGCGATGCGCCGACGGCGCTCCTCGCCCTGCGGGAGGCGGAGCACGACGAGGTGCTCGACCCGGCGGCCTCCCTCGCGGTCGCCCTCTCGCCGCTTGACGGGGCCGACAATCTCGCCGGCAACCTGCCCGCCGGAACGATCTTCTCCCTGCGCCCGGCCGGCGACGGGGCCCCCTTCCGTCAGCCGGGCCGGTCGCAGGTCGCGGCCGGCTTCGTCACCTACGGGCCGCGGACCGACCTCGCGCTGACCTGGGGCCGGGGCGTCCGCATCTTCACCCTCGATCCGGCCTCGGGCGCGTTCCATCTCACCCGCGACGCGGTGACGATCCCGCCGACGAGCCCGCTCTACGCCGTCGATGCCGCCAATGCCCGCTTCTGGGAGGCGCCGGTGCGCGCCTTCGTGGACGATTGCCTGCGCGGCTCCGAGGGGCCGCGGGGACAGGATTTCGCCATGGGCTGGAGCACCTCGCTCGCCGCCGGCGCGCACCACATCCTGGCGCGCGGCGGCGTGCAGCTGATGCCGGGCGAGACCCGCCGCGGCTGCGCCAACGGCCAGACCCGCCTCGTGCACGAGGCGGCCGCGATCGCGCTCGTCATGGAGGCGGCGGGGGGCGCCGCGACGGACGGGCGCGATGGCCCGATCCTCGACCTCAAGGCCCTGGACCTGCACCAGCGCACCCCCTTCGTGTTCGGCTCCGCCGAAGAGGTGGCCTGCGTCGGCAAGTATCATGACGGCCGCCGCCATACCGGCGCCCGCTCGCCGCTCTTCGGTCAACGGGGCCTTCTGCGCGCCTGA
- a CDS encoding phosphoribulokinase → MSALHPIISVTGSSGAGTTSVRNTFEQIFRRESVTAVYIEGDAFHSMDRATMRKAMAAEPTLSHFGERANLLPELEAVFRAYAESGRGRTRHYIHDRNDAERWGGEPGTFSEWEEFDAESDLLFYEGLHGAVHNERINIAQYADLKIGVVPVINLEWIQKLHRDRATRGYSTEAVTDVILRRMPDYVNVICPQFTNTDINFQRIPTVDTSNPFIARWIPTADESMVVIRFRDPKGIDFPYLISMIAGSFMSRANSVVIPGGKLDLAMQLILTPMILQLVERRRRLL, encoded by the coding sequence ATGTCCGCCCTCCACCCGATCATCTCGGTGACGGGCTCCTCGGGAGCCGGCACCACCTCGGTGCGCAACACCTTCGAGCAGATCTTCCGCCGCGAGAGCGTCACGGCGGTCTACATCGAGGGCGACGCCTTCCACTCCATGGACCGCGCCACGATGCGCAAGGCCATGGCCGCGGAGCCGACGCTGAGCCATTTCGGCGAGCGGGCGAACCTGCTGCCCGAACTCGAAGCGGTCTTCCGCGCTTACGCGGAATCCGGCCGCGGCCGCACCCGCCACTACATCCACGACCGCAACGATGCCGAGCGCTGGGGCGGCGAGCCCGGCACCTTCTCGGAATGGGAGGAGTTCGACGCGGAATCCGACCTCCTCTTCTACGAGGGCCTGCACGGCGCGGTGCACAACGAGCGCATCAACATCGCGCAATATGCCGACCTCAAGATCGGCGTCGTGCCGGTGATCAACCTCGAATGGATCCAGAAGCTGCACCGGGACCGGGCCACGCGCGGCTACTCGACCGAGGCGGTCACCGACGTGATCCTGCGCCGGATGCCCGACTACGTGAACGTCATCTGCCCGCAATTCACCAACACGGACATCAACTTCCAGCGCATCCCGACGGTCGACACCTCGAACCCGTTCATCGCCCGCTGGATCCCGACCGCCGACGAATCCATGGTGGTGATCCGCTTCCGCGACCCGAAGGGCATCGATTTCCCCTACCTGATCTCGATGATCGCCGGCAGCTTCATGTCGCGCGCCAATTCGGTGGTCATCCCCGGCGGCAAGCTCGACCTCGCGATGCAGCTCATTCTGACGCCGATGATCCTGCAGCTCGTGGAGCGGCGGCGGCGCCTGCTCTGA
- a CDS encoding AraC family transcriptional regulator: MTMPGPMHRAEQFRSAVTGIEAVALASRRHFPRHAHDHFGIGVMRFGAHRSWSGIGPVEAGAGDVITVNPGEMHDGHPVDDRGRGWTMLYLDPGLMAREMRDETPGPFEITRPAVSDPGLADSLTRLFAGMIAPKPDLLALEERLLRTLMLLLRRYANRFPPVREASPPVARALRRLNEAPEIPVTLGELAALSGVSRFQLLRGFSREVGTTPHSYLIQRRVRLARQLLAAGQRPAEAAIAAGFADQSHMTRAFVRQFGVTPARYRSAVA, from the coding sequence ATGACCATGCCGGGGCCGATGCACCGGGCCGAGCAGTTCCGATCGGCCGTTACGGGGATCGAGGCGGTTGCGCTGGCCTCCAGGCGTCACTTCCCCCGCCATGCGCATGATCACTTCGGAATCGGCGTAATGCGATTCGGCGCGCACCGGTCCTGGAGCGGCATCGGGCCCGTGGAGGCGGGTGCCGGGGACGTGATCACGGTCAATCCCGGGGAGATGCACGACGGCCACCCGGTGGATGATCGGGGACGGGGCTGGACGATGCTCTATCTCGACCCCGGTCTCATGGCCCGAGAGATGCGGGACGAGACACCCGGCCCCTTCGAGATCACCCGGCCGGCCGTTTCCGATCCGGGGCTGGCCGATAGCCTCACGCGCCTGTTCGCCGGGATGATCGCACCGAAGCCGGACCTTCTCGCCCTCGAAGAGCGATTGCTGCGGACGCTGATGCTCCTTCTGCGCCGGTACGCGAACCGGTTCCCGCCGGTTCGCGAAGCATCGCCTCCGGTCGCCCGCGCGCTCCGGCGCCTGAACGAGGCTCCCGAGATCCCGGTCACGCTCGGCGAGCTGGCCGCCCTGTCGGGGGTGAGCCGGTTCCAGCTCCTGCGCGGCTTCTCCCGCGAGGTCGGCACGACGCCGCATTCCTACCTCATCCAGCGGCGGGTCCGCCTCGCTCGGCAGCTTCTGGCTGCGGGACAGCGCCCCGCCGAGGCGGCGATCGCGGCCGGCTTCGCCGATCAGAGTCACATGACCCGCGCCTTCGTTCGCCAGTTCGGCGTCACCCCCGCCCGGTATCGGTCCGCCGTGGCCTGA
- a CDS encoding methyltransferase domain-containing protein, producing MIGPFRKGRGHMDQHYVHGYDGVESLRLHDQASTLEDLLHGDTAYPGGSTILEAGCGVGAQTVALARRNPGVKITCVDVSARSLMTAEAHVAAAGLPRPDFRQADLHALPFSEASFDHVFVCFVLEHLARPARALAELRRVVKPNGTITVIEGDHGSTFFHPDDSDARAVIRCQVDLQRAAGGDALIGRRLFPLLAQSGFDAVRVSPRLVYVDASRPNLAEGFVRKTFTAMIAGIRSPATAANLIDGATFDSGIRALLRTSEADGVFCYTFFKAVGRKA from the coding sequence ATGATCGGCCCGTTCAGGAAAGGCCGGGGTCACATGGATCAGCACTATGTTCACGGGTACGACGGCGTGGAGAGCCTGCGCCTGCACGATCAGGCGAGCACGCTGGAGGACCTGCTTCACGGCGACACCGCCTACCCGGGCGGCAGCACGATCCTCGAAGCGGGCTGCGGCGTGGGCGCCCAGACTGTTGCGTTGGCTCGGAGAAACCCGGGCGTGAAGATCACCTGCGTCGATGTCTCGGCGCGATCTCTCATGACGGCGGAAGCGCATGTGGCAGCGGCGGGCCTTCCTCGTCCGGATTTCCGCCAGGCCGACCTTCACGCGCTGCCTTTCAGTGAGGCGTCCTTCGATCACGTCTTCGTCTGCTTCGTCCTCGAGCATCTCGCTCGGCCGGCCAGGGCGCTGGCCGAGTTGCGGCGCGTGGTGAAGCCGAATGGCACCATCACGGTCATCGAGGGTGACCACGGCTCCACATTCTTCCATCCCGATGACAGCGACGCCCGAGCGGTCATCCGATGCCAAGTGGATCTCCAGCGGGCGGCGGGCGGGGATGCGCTGATCGGCCGGCGTCTCTTTCCGTTGCTGGCGCAATCCGGCTTCGATGCCGTCCGCGTCTCGCCACGCCTCGTCTACGTGGATGCAAGTCGCCCAAACCTCGCCGAAGGCTTCGTCCGGAAGACGTTCACGGCCATGATCGCGGGTATCCGCAGCCCCGCAACCGCTGCGAACCTGATCGACGGCGCCACATTCGACTCCGGGATCAGAGCGCTCCTCCGGACATCCGAAGCCGACGGCGTTTTCTGCTACACCTTCTTCAAGGCCGTTGGCCGGAAAGCGTGA
- a CDS encoding HAD-IA family hydrolase encodes MLKALIFDVDGTLAETEPVHRESFNRAFARFGLPFSWDEALYADLLQVTGGKERLLHYLAHYRPPGVEGIFPLLPEIYAAKTRAYVELVAAGRLVPRPGILRLVAEAKAAGLRLAIATTSHADNVAALIAALFRTGRGPFDLVAAGDAVTAKKPSPAVYDFALARLGVAATEAVAFEDSTNGVRAARAAGLPVVATPSQALPVDDLGEAPAIVSDLGEPGLPHRLLAGDPWPAGMVSVDALHGWHARQAAACPVEGMA; translated from the coding sequence GTGCTCAAGGCTCTGATCTTCGACGTGGACGGCACGCTGGCCGAGACCGAGCCGGTACACCGGGAATCGTTCAACCGCGCCTTCGCGCGGTTCGGCCTGCCCTTCTCCTGGGACGAGGCGCTCTATGCGGATCTCCTCCAGGTGACGGGCGGCAAGGAGCGGCTGCTGCACTACCTCGCCCATTACCGCCCGCCGGGTGTCGAGGGCATCTTTCCGCTCCTCCCGGAGATCTACGCCGCCAAGACCCGGGCCTATGTGGAACTGGTGGCGGCCGGGCGGCTCGTGCCGCGTCCCGGCATCCTGCGGCTCGTCGCCGAGGCGAAGGCGGCGGGACTCCGGCTCGCCATCGCGACGACGAGCCATGCCGACAATGTCGCGGCCCTCATCGCCGCCCTGTTCCGGACGGGACGCGGGCCGTTCGACCTGGTGGCGGCGGGCGACGCGGTGACGGCCAAGAAGCCATCCCCGGCGGTCTACGACTTCGCCCTCGCCCGGCTCGGCGTCGCGGCGACGGAGGCGGTCGCGTTCGAGGATTCGACCAACGGCGTGCGCGCCGCGCGGGCGGCGGGGCTGCCCGTCGTCGCGACGCCGAGCCAGGCGCTGCCAGTAGACGATCTCGGCGAGGCGCCGGCCATCGTGTCCGATCTCGGCGAGCCGGGTCTCCCGCACCGGCTGCTGGCCGGCGATCCCTGGCCCGCAGGCATGGTCTCGGTCGACGCCCTGCACGGGTGGCATGCCCGCCAGGCCGCCGCTTGTCCTGTCGAAGGGATGGCGTAA
- a CDS encoding sensor histidine kinase, with amino-acid sequence MCGFLSMSGEWSNRDMAESGRAELPYRLRQQGFLGSLTRMLLQSRDLGAFLQRACDAAAEGLGAPCAHVLEYRPHDHDFLIRAATGWPEGTIGATCPAADEAAPAAYAFRTGAGVLANGLPDTAGFRLPDPFGGAGIRHAVNVPIVLGEDGRRAYGVLEVCGREDPGFDRADQDFLAGLAGLIGLAVERSHADQRLRDALDHQALLAREMSHRVKNSLGVVAGLLRLQARDTHSEEVRYALEDAGARIATVAQVHDHLWRGLHVGTVEVSGFVRELVSKLQEAAPGHPLRCEADPRVIAADQAIPIGLMVNELVTNAVKYAYPGGTGPVEVTVAVQGNRLRVDVSDHGVGLPPGFDVHSRQRSLGLKIINNLTRQLDGRLSAEPNNPGARFVLEMPLG; translated from the coding sequence ATGTGTGGATTCCTCTCGATGTCGGGTGAGTGGTCGAACCGGGACATGGCGGAATCCGGGCGCGCGGAACTGCCCTATCGGCTCCGGCAGCAAGGTTTCCTCGGATCCCTCACCCGGATGCTCCTCCAGAGCCGCGACCTCGGCGCGTTCCTGCAGCGGGCCTGCGACGCCGCCGCCGAAGGTCTGGGCGCCCCCTGCGCGCATGTTCTCGAATACCGCCCGCACGATCACGACTTTCTGATCCGGGCCGCGACCGGCTGGCCGGAGGGCACCATCGGGGCGACCTGCCCGGCCGCCGACGAGGCCGCGCCGGCCGCCTACGCCTTCCGCACCGGCGCGGGCGTCCTGGCGAACGGGTTGCCCGACACCGCGGGCTTCCGCCTGCCCGACCCTTTCGGGGGAGCGGGCATCCGCCACGCGGTCAACGTGCCGATCGTGCTCGGGGAGGACGGCCGGCGGGCCTACGGCGTGCTGGAGGTCTGCGGCCGGGAGGATCCGGGCTTCGACCGCGCCGATCAGGACTTCCTCGCGGGCCTCGCGGGGCTGATCGGCCTCGCGGTGGAGCGCTCCCACGCGGATCAGCGCCTGCGCGATGCGCTCGACCATCAGGCGCTGCTCGCGCGCGAGATGAGTCACCGGGTCAAGAACAGCCTCGGCGTGGTCGCGGGCCTGCTGCGTCTCCAGGCGCGCGATACCCATTCGGAGGAGGTGCGCTACGCCCTGGAGGATGCGGGCGCCCGCATCGCCACGGTGGCGCAGGTGCACGACCATCTCTGGCGGGGGCTGCATGTCGGCACCGTGGAGGTCTCGGGCTTCGTCCGCGAGTTGGTGAGCAAGCTGCAGGAGGCCGCGCCGGGCCATCCGCTCCGATGCGAGGCCGACCCGCGGGTGATCGCCGCCGATCAGGCGATTCCGATCGGCCTCATGGTCAACGAACTCGTCACCAACGCCGTCAAATACGCCTATCCGGGCGGCACCGGCCCGGTCGAGGTCACCGTGGCGGTGCAGGGCAATCGGCTGCGTGTCGACGTGTCGGATCACGGCGTCGGCCTGCCTCCCGGCTTCGACGTGCATTCCCGCCAGCGCAGCCTCGGGCTCAAGATCATCAACAACCTCACCCGCCAGCTCGACGGCCGGCTGTCGGCCGAGCCGAACAATCCGGGCGCGCGATTCGTGCTGGAGATGCCGCTCGGCTGA